The following DNA comes from Acidicapsa ligni.
GAAGGCACGCGGTCTTCCCGTGCGCTCCACGTGCCACGCACATGCAACTTCGCCCTCGAACTTCGTACCGTCGGCGCTGTCGCCATCCACACCTTCTGTTGTTGTCTTGGAATAAGGTTGCTGGATAGACCTGTGGACGTCAACCAAATTTCTGGCGAATGCTTTGTTTCTGTGACCGAAGATGTCGTGGATGGCAGGCTCGAAAGCAAAAGCAGATTCCCTGCGGAAATGACAGCAAGAAAAGCAAAAGACTGACCCTTTGCTTAGGGTGACAACTGGAGATGCAAAAGCAAACCCCCGGCTGGTGGCCAGGGGTTTGTGGTTGAGTTGGACTTTGTTTTATGCGCTGTAAAGCAGGATTCCGTCGGTCTTTTCTTCCGACTCGCTGGGCGTGTTCGAGACCGAGCGATAGAAGAGTTGGTTGTTGACGATGTAGACCTCCAGGAAGGCAGGACGATCGGTGATGTGGCCGCCGATGAGTGCTTCCGAGAGCGGGTCTTCAATGTAGCGTTGCAATGCACGGCGCAGAGGACGTGCCCCGTAACTGCGGTCGCCGAGGGTCTTGTCGAGAATCCACTTCTTGGCTTCACCATCCACTGAGATAGTGATCGATTTCTGCGCCAGATTCGCGTTGAGCTGGTTGACCAGCAGGTCCACGATCTGGATCAGGTCTGCATCCGACAACGACTGGAAGAGGATGACTTCATCGATACGATTGAGGAACTCTGGATTGAAGGTGCGTTTGACTTCACCCTTCACCAGCTCTTCAATCTTCTCCATCACCAGGTCTTCACGATCGCTTGAGAAGCCGAGGCCTTTGTTCTTCTGCAAGTGCCGCGCGCCAATGTTGGAGGTCATGATGATGATGGTGTTCTTGAAGTCGACCGTGTTGCCGAGGCCGTCGGTGAGCTGCCCGTCTTCAAAGACCTGCAATAGCAGGTTGAAGACATCCGGGTGCGCCTTCTCGACTTCGTCGAGCAGTACGACAGAGTAGGGCGAACGCTTGACGCGCTCGGTCAACTGACCGCCTTCTTCGTAGCCGACGTAGCCCGGAGGCGAACCGATCAGCTTCGATACGGAATGCTTCTCCATGAACTCCGACATATCGAAGCGGATCAGTGCCTTCTCGCTGCCGAAGAGGAACTGCGCCAGGGTACGCGCGACTTCCGTTTTGCCGACGCCGGTGGGGCCGAGGAAAAGGAAGCTGCCGATGGGTCTTGCTGGAGACTTGAGGCCTGCGCGGGAGCGACGAATCGCACGTGCCAGCGCAGAGATTGCCTTGTCCTGCGAGATAACGCGCCGGTGAAGTTCTTCTTCCACGCGGAGCAGTTTTTGCGTCTCTTCTTCCTTGATCGAAGTGATCGGCACACCTGTCCAGCGGCTGACTACGTCCTCGATATCTTCGCGGCCTACGATACCGGCGGCGGAGTCATCGAGATGATATTTTTCGCGCAGGGTGCGAAGATTCTCGCGCTCTTTGCGTTCTTCGTCGGAGTAGAACCGCGCCTTCTCAAATTCATGATTGGCAATCGCGTTTTCCATGCGATGCACTATGAACTTGATACGCTTTTGAACCTCGGTAATCTCTTCGGGAAGGGAAGTCTGGCGAAGCTTTACGCGCGCGCCCGCTTCGTCGATGAGATCGATAGCCTTGTCAGGCAGGAAGCGATCCGGGATGTAGCGATTCGAGTGCGAGACAGCGAATTCGATGGCCGCATCGGTGTAGCTGACCGCGTGGAACTTTTCGTAACGATCCTTGATGCCCATGATGATGCGGATGGCATCGACTTCGTTAGGCGGCGGGACTTTTACGGCCTGGAAGCGGCGTTCGAGCGAGCGATCTTTTTCAATCGATTTGCGGAACTCCGCCGGTGTCGTCGCGCCGATGCACTGAATCTCACCGCGTGACAGAGCGGGCTTGAGGATGTTGGCTGCGTCGAGCGAACCCTCCGCAGAACCGGCGCCAACCAGCGTGTGCAACTCATCTATGAAGACGATGGAGTTTTGATTCTCCATCAGCTCTTTCATGATGGTCTTGAGACGCTCTTCGAACTGGCCGCGATATTTTGTTCCTGCGACGATGAGCGAAAGATCGAGCGCAAGCACGCGCTTGTCGGCGAGGAAACTCGGTACTTCGCCATCTGCAATGCGCTGAGCAAGGCCTTCGACGATAGCCGTCTTACCTACGCCAGGCTCGCCGATCAGCACGGGATTGTTTTTGGTGCGGCGGCAGAGGATTTGGATAACTCGTTCAAGTTCACCGTCGCGGCCGACGAGTGGATCGAGCTGGTTGTCCATCGCCGACTGCGTAAGATCGCGGCTGAACTCAGCCAGCAGGCTGCTCTCACGCTGACGGGCCTGCGTTGGCGCTTTCTCCTGCGTAACGCGTGCCAGCTCTTCGCGAATCTGCGCCAGCTTCAGGCCGCGCTCCTGCAATATCTCAGCCGCGAAGCACTTCTCTTCACGCAGCAATCCCAGTAGCAAATGTTCCGTGCCGATATGCTTGTGGCCTAGTCGCTCGGCCTCTTCCGCTGCATAGGCGAGCACGCGCTTGCATTCATTCGAGAGCGGCAAATCGACGGAGGTCGAAACCTTCTCGCGGATGGTGGTATGCGCCTCAATCTGCTTGCGGATCGACTCCACCGAAGCATGGGAGCGCAAAAATCGGTTGGTGAGTGCCTTGTCTTCGCGCAACAGGCCGAGCAGCAAGTGCTCAGTCTCGATGTAAGGCGAGCCGAACTGGCTGGCCTCATATCTGGCAAAGAAAATAACGCGCCGCGCCTTCTCCGTGTAGCGTTCGAACATGATGCTCCTTTTCGTATGACTATCGGCTGCGGTGGCTGTTCGCGAGAAACATGCGAACAGGTTGGGTTGGGAATTTACAGTCGATTGTCCTCGGAGGCACCTACCAGCCTGCCCCCTGCCAAACGCAATACCCGGGTACATCGCCCGGCCAGTTCAATATTGTGCGTTACCAGTACGGAGGTAAGTCCGTGTTCCTCATGCAGTCTTTCAATCAAACTAAAAACCATCTCTGCCGTGGCGTCATCCAGATCGCCGGTGGGCTCATCGGCCAGCAGCAGCTTCGGATTGGTCACCAGTGCTCGCGACAGCGCCACGCGCTGCTGTTCGCCGCCGCTCAACTCGCCGGGGCGGTGAGTGGCTCTGTCGGCCAATCCTGTTTCACCCAGCCAATGGGCGGCTTGCTGCATCGCTTCTTTCCGCGCCACTCCGCGTGCAAGTAACGGCATTGCAACGTTTTCCTGCGCCGTAAATTCGGGCAGCAGGTAGTGAAACTGCCATACGTATCCGACTTCCTCATTGCGAAAACGGGCCGCTTCCCGGGTGCTCAATTGAGTCACCTGAGTTGAGGCGCAGTATATCGTTCCAGCGGATGGCGCATCAAGAGCGCCCAGCATGTGCAAAAGTGTGCTTTTTCCCGATCCGGATTGGCCGACGATGGCGACCAGCTCGCCGCGCCCTATCTCCAGGTCGAGGCCGTCGAAGAGACGCAAGGCTCCGCGCGCCGTTTTATATTCCTTGCGCAGGCCCGTAACCCGCACCATTGGCTCACGAACCAGCTTTTCCCTACCCCCGGCACCGGAAAGCGCAACACTCCCGATTCCGTTCGCAGGGCCGCCATAGTTGGCGTCGGAGTTCGGGGTGGAGAGGCTTTGTGTCATTCCTGTGACTCATATCCTATCGCGCTGCAACAGGCTGTCCACGCTTTTGCTCGTAGAGAAATTACTACTTTTGTTGGATGCATGGGGACGCCGTTCGGAAGCAGCCGAATCCGGATTGAGCGCTGGATGAAGATAAAAAACGATTCTCAGGTATTCAGCACAGGTGTATGGCATCGTTATTGGCCAGCTATTGGGCCAGAATCTCGTGCATAGCTACCGCCCAGGCCTTCTGCAGAGGCTCAGGGCTTTTCCGCAGACGCGCCTTTTCCGCGCGACGGGCGGGCGCTGCCGTCCTCGATGCACTTGTCGGAGACGCGCACCGGGTTGGAACACTGCCCGTAGGCTCCGCGCACAAACGCGCGATAGAGGCGGTTAACGTCCACCTTCTGGCCGGTGCGTACCTCGCGCTCGACGGCCGAGTGCATGGCCGAGAGCAACTGCGGCTTCAGCTCCGTCAGAACTTTTTCAATGTAGATGTACGGCAATCTTCCTCCTGTAACCGTCTTACTCACGATACAGGGGCGGCCGCATTTATTTCTTTTCTGAGACGGATAAGCGTGCAATCCGCCCCTTTGGCCCCACTGCAAAGGGTAAGGACAAGGCATTCCAGTTGCCATTGTCGAGCGGCTGCCAGGTCTTGCCGTCGTCGCGGCTCACATCCGAGCCGTTGGTTCCAGCGGTGATCCACGCCTCCAGCTCGGCGCTGAAAGCGACCGCCGAGCGGTAGCCATGGGGTGGTGTGCCTGCCGCCGTCCAATGAAGCCCCTTATCCGTAGACCACGCAGCAGTTCCAGTCGATTCACCGGGTTTTTGATAGTCGCCGCCGGTGGCGATCATTGTCACCTGCAGCGCAACAGTATTGCGATAAGGGAGGGACTCCGAATGGGCGGCAATCGAGAAAATCCCGGCAGAATCCGTTCCGCTGGTCAGGGGAAGACTGATCCTTCTCCAGCTGTGCTCCGGGGTCTTCTCAATCCACAGCAGCGCGCCGTCTCTGCCTCCGGAGGCGAAGATCTGCGGCATGTGGTCATTGTCCTGATTTCCGGGAAACAGGCTGTTGCTGGCAGCAAAGCCTGCCACATTGACGCCGCGGAGCGCGAGATCGGGGCTTTGCCGTGCGCTCCATGTAGCGCCGGAGTCGTGCGTATCGAAGATGCGAAAACTGCCGTGGACAGGATCGCCCAGCAGCGAACCCACCCAAAGCGGTGTTCCGCCCTCCTCTGACCAGTCGGCAAAGAAGCTGTCGAAGAACCCATCCGGGCTGTCAGGATTTTTGAAGAGCAGCGTCCACGATTTGCAGCCGTCATCCGTCCGATAGAGGCGGCTTTGCGTCCCGGGACCGGAAGACATCACGATAGCCTTCGCTCCATCCCAGGCCTGAACACCGCGAAAATCCAACGCCTGCCCGTCAGGCGGGGTAGCGCATTTTGTCCAATGAACGCCACTGTCGATGGTTTTGAGAACCGTCCCTTCCGTTCCGCTCGTCCAGGCAACTTTGCCGTCGATCGAGTAGATTCCACGCAGCGAAGCCGTCGTCCCGGATTCCTGCATGGTCCACGCAAGCGCCTGGGACGATTCGGCCATTCCTGCAGGCATTTGGGCACACATCGAACCATAGCCCAACAGAAAGATACCGCTCATGATCGCAGATGGTTTACAGAAAGAAATACGCATTGCCCAAAGTATAGAAGGCCAAGCGTGGCTTCTATAAGCTCTGATCCCCAGAAGCGATAGAGAACGAGACAGCGCAGCACCAGGCGATTGACTGTGAGCTGCAGCTTCAGCCGCAAAACAAAACGCATAATATGCAGAGAATTATTCTATAAACACGCACAATCAGAAGAGGCGATTGAAGCGAATTGCCCTTGCTTTTTTGGCTGTCATTCCCGCAGGGAATCTGCTGTTAGCACTCGCCAGCTCGTAGCAGCCCGTTTCCGGCCGCTCGTCCGTACCTGTATGTAAATCTACATAGCCCCCCTGGGGGGGGCTATGATTCGTCATCCATTCGCCTGAGTTTGGTTTTTGGGCTGATCTTCAGCCCAAAAACCAAACATCATTAAACCTTGGACTGGAAGAAGTCGAGCGAAAGCTTCAGTCCTTCACGCAGGCCGATTTGCGGCTCCCATCCAAGCAGTTTCTTGGCCTTGGAAATATCCGGTTTGCGGCGTGTAGGGTCATCCTGAGGCAGCGGCTCAAAGCGAAGTTCGCTGCGTTTTCCTGTGACCGTAGCGGTTATTTCGAGAACGGCTTCGGCGCATTCGAGAATCGTGAATTCAGTGGGATTGCCAATGTTCGTCGGCAGATGCTCATCGGATCGCGAAAGGCGAAGGATGCCCTCAATGAGATCGGCTACGTAGCAGAAACTGCGTGTCTGCTGGCCATTGCCATAGACGGTCAGCGGTTCTCCGCGCAAAGCCTGCATCACAAAGTTGGAGATCACGCGGCCGTCAGAGGGATGCAGGCGTGGTCCGTAAGTATTGAAAATGCGAACCAGGTGCGTGTTAACGCCGCGATAGCGGTTGTAGGCCATCGTCAGGGATTCGGCATAACGCTTGGCTTCGTCATAGACCGAGCGAGGGCCTACAGGATTGACATTGCCCCAGTAGTTTTCCGTCTGCGGATGTTCCAGCGGATCGCCGTAGCACTCAGAGGTGGAGGCATGAAGGAAGACAGCTCCATACTTATGTGCAATTTCCAGCGTGTTTTCGGTTCCAACGGAGCCTACGCGAAGTGTTTCAAGCGCAAGTCTCAGGTATTCCGGCGGGCTGGCAGGCGAAGCCATGTTGTAGACCGCATCGACCTTGCCGGGATCGAATGGCTGGCATATATCGCGTTCTTCAAAGGCAAATCGCGATTCAGATTTCAAGTGCGCGATATTACCGAGATTGCCGGTGGAAAGATTGTCTATACCAAGGACGGTGTGGCCCTCGCCGAGAAGACGATCGGTCAGGTGAGAGCCTAGAAAGCCGGCTGCGCCGGTCACAAGTACACGCATAGTCAAAGAATTACGCTCCGGGGAAAGTGCGCATCAACATAAATTTCTGGCGGGAACCGAAATTCCCGCCGGTAGTTTTGCATTTTGCAGATTAGGAAAGCACCAGTTTGCGCGGTTTACCCTGCTGTGCCGTGTAGGCTGCGGGTCGACCCACGCTGACGTAAGTGAAACCCTGCTCCTGCATCTCTGCTGGCTTATACAGGTTGCGTCCGTCAACAATGATCGGGAAGCGCAGTGCCTGATTGAGCTTCTGCAGATCGAGCTTCGCGAACTCTGCCCAGTCGGTGAGGATGAGCAGGGCATCGGCGCCTTCAGCCGCGTTGTAGGCACTGGTCGCGTAGCTGAGATTTGCGGACGGAGGCAGAACCTCTTTCGCACGGTCCATTGCTGCCGGATCGTACACGGTGATCGATGCACCAGCGGAGAGCAGCTTCTTGATCACATCAATGGCTGGAGAGTCGCGGATATCGTCGGTATCACCCTTGAATGCCAGGCCGAGGGCGGCCAGCTTCTTGCCCCGAAGGGTCCACAGAGCGGAGCGCACTTTGTTGAAGAAGACTTCCTGCTGGGTTGCGTTGATCTTGCGGACTTCTTCCAGAATCTGAAAGTCGACACCCTGCTGCTGTGCGACCCAGTAAAACGCTGCAACATCCTTAGGGAAGCAGGAGCCGCCATAGCCGAGGCCTGCGCGCAGAAACTTCGGTCCGATACGGGAATCGAGGCCCATGCCGGCGGCAATGTCTTCGATGTCCGCGTCAACGGATTCGGCAAGGTTTGCCACTGCGTTGATGAAGGAAATCTTGAGCGCAAGAAAGGCGTTGGAAGCGTGCTTGATGATCTCGGCGCTCTGTGCGGAGGTGACCAGCAGTTTTGCCGGGTTTTCCGCGCTCAACATGCCTGGAAGAGCTCCTGGCTGCGAGAAGTAGCTGCCATCGGTGAGCGGCGCGTAGATGCGCTGCAGAACCTCGGCGGCGCGTGGGTTGTTGGCGCCGACGACGATTCGGTCAGGATGCAGGAAGTCGATGATCGCCGTGCCTTCGCGGAGGAATTCCGGATTGGAAACGACATCGAAGTTTTCAGGGGTTACGCCGTGGCGATGCATAACGCGGCTGATCCACTCATTGGTGTAGACCGGAACCGTGCTCTTTTCCACGATGACTTTGTAGCCGTTGACGGCGCGTGCAATCTCGCTGACCACAGCCTCAACGTAGGAGAGATCTGCCGATCCTGTGCTGCCCTGAGGGGTGCCGACGGCGATGAAAATCGCTTCGCACTCTGCAACAGCCGCGCCCAGATCCGTGGTGAACTCGACACCGCGGTTCAGGTGCTTGGCGAGCAGATCGGGGAGATGATGCTCGTAGATGGGCACTCCACCTTCACGAAGTTGTTTGACCTTAGCCTCGTTGTTGTCGACGCAGATGACCTTGTGGCCTATCTCGGCGAAACATACGGCAGCGACCAGACCCACATAGCCTGATCCGATAACACAGATACTTACTTGCTTCGACATGCGCGACGACTCCTTGTCGATATAAGAACGGGGGCAGATTGTAAAAGAAATGCCCGCGAGTTAAGGTTGGCGGCGATCCCTGACTGCTGTAACCGGATATTCATAATGGTGACAGGCCAATACGGGTTGCACACCTCCCAGGTATGGCCGACTTCAGCCGAAATTTGCTGGAGTCAAAGGAAAATATACGAGCTCCGAGCTTACCTGTCTGTTTCAGGTTATCTGGAATGAGCGATAAGAAGAAATATTTTTTAGATAGTGTGCGATGGTCTGGAAGGCTCTGCGGGGTAACATGCACGGTTTTTTGCTCGTGCCCGTCATGTGTCTATCGTGTGTCTGTAAGGTGTTCAGGGGTTGTGGCTTTGTTAGAGTGAGGGTACGGAAACTCGATTGAGAGTTTCACAATGCGGAGTTTAAAGATGGCTAAATCTGAAGTTGAATCTCTTGCGCCCTTTCGGCTGGAGCCGCTATTCGTACAGCGTATCTGGGGTACGGCTGATCTTCGTCCCTGGTACGACCACGTAACCGCACCGGGCGCAGGTGACCCGATTGGCGAGGTATGGCTGACGGGCGATAGCTGCAAGGTGCTGGATGGACCGCTGGCCGGAAAGACGCTGGCGGATGTTTTCGCCGATCAGTCCGTTGCCATGCTCGGGGCCAGGTATGGAGACAAGTTTGGAGGCAAGGACGCAGAGCGGACAGCGGGGCAGTCGCCATTGCTGCTCAAGGTGATTTTTGCCCAGGAAAAGCTGAGCGTGCAGGTACATCCGGACGACCGCCTGGCGCAGAAGTACGGACAGCCCCGGGGCAAGACCGAATGCTGGTATGCACTGGCAGCCGAGCCGGGTGCAAAGGTCGCAGCAGGGCTCAAGCCTGGCGTTACGCTGGAGCAGATCGAGCAGGAAGTCACTGACGGAACGCTGGAGCAGAGCCTGGAAGTGCTGCCGGTTGCAGCGGGCGACATGGTATTTGTCGATGCCGGTACGGTGCATGCAATCTGGCCTGGATCGGTGCTGTTGGAGACGCAGCAGAACTGCGATATTACCTATCGTCTGTTCGATTATGGGCGTCCGCGCGAGCTGCATGTGGCCAAGGCTCTGGAGGCGATTCGCTTTCAGACGGCCGCCGGAAAAGTGCCTCCGGGCGAGCTTTCGGCTGGCCGCTCTGTGCTGGTCGAGAGCGATTATTTCCGCGTGGAAAAGGTCTTTGTGCAGGGAACGAGATCGGGCGACTCGTTGAACTCGGCTTCGCAGAACTTGACTTCGCAAGCGGGTGAGCCAGCCGGTCTGCAATATCTGTTTGCCGCAGAGGGAGCAGGCGTGATCTCGGCTGTGGACGGCGCTGCTTTTGAGAGCGTGACGCTGCCGAGCCGCGGCATCGTGGCTGTTCCTGCAGCAGCTCCGGCGTGGCAGATTGAGGATCGTGGAGGATTGGAGTTGATTCGGATCACGCCACGATGGCCGGCGCAGGAAGCCGGATCGATTGCATGACGGACCACGTAACGGATCGCATAAAGGCTCGGTCGTGGCGGGAATCGGTGGTTGAATACATCCGCGTGGAGGCGACTCCAGCGGATAAATTCGGCCACCAGCCTCGTCTCTATGCTCTTGCGCAGCAGATTGCCAAGGGGCAGGATTGTGACGACGATGTGCTGTTTGCCGCCGCGTGGATGCACGATCTGGGGGTTTTTATCGGTCATCGGCCGAGTGACCCAGTTGAACTTGCGCGCTGGGATCATGTGCCGTACACCATTTCACGC
Coding sequences within:
- a CDS encoding ATP-dependent Clp protease ATP-binding subunit, with translation MFERYTEKARRVIFFARYEASQFGSPYIETEHLLLGLLREDKALTNRFLRSHASVESIRKQIEAHTTIREKVSTSVDLPLSNECKRVLAYAAEEAERLGHKHIGTEHLLLGLLREEKCFAAEILQERGLKLAQIREELARVTQEKAPTQARQRESSLLAEFSRDLTQSAMDNQLDPLVGRDGELERVIQILCRRTKNNPVLIGEPGVGKTAIVEGLAQRIADGEVPSFLADKRVLALDLSLIVAGTKYRGQFEERLKTIMKELMENQNSIVFIDELHTLVGAGSAEGSLDAANILKPALSRGEIQCIGATTPAEFRKSIEKDRSLERRFQAVKVPPPNEVDAIRIIMGIKDRYEKFHAVSYTDAAIEFAVSHSNRYIPDRFLPDKAIDLIDEAGARVKLRQTSLPEEITEVQKRIKFIVHRMENAIANHEFEKARFYSDEERKERENLRTLREKYHLDDSAAGIVGREDIEDVVSRWTGVPITSIKEEETQKLLRVEEELHRRVISQDKAISALARAIRRSRAGLKSPARPIGSFLFLGPTGVGKTEVARTLAQFLFGSEKALIRFDMSEFMEKHSVSKLIGSPPGYVGYEEGGQLTERVKRSPYSVVLLDEVEKAHPDVFNLLLQVFEDGQLTDGLGNTVDFKNTIIIMTSNIGARHLQKNKGLGFSSDREDLVMEKIEELVKGEVKRTFNPEFLNRIDEVILFQSLSDADLIQIVDLLVNQLNANLAQKSITISVDGEAKKWILDKTLGDRSYGARPLRRALQRYIEDPLSEALIGGHITDRPAFLEVYIVNNQLFYRSVSNTPSESEEKTDGILLYSA
- a CDS encoding ABC transporter ATP-binding protein; its protein translation is MTQSLSTPNSDANYGGPANGIGSVALSGAGGREKLVREPMVRVTGLRKEYKTARGALRLFDGLDLEIGRGELVAIVGQSGSGKSTLLHMLGALDAPSAGTIYCASTQVTQLSTREAARFRNEEVGYVWQFHYLLPEFTAQENVAMPLLARGVARKEAMQQAAHWLGETGLADRATHRPGELSGGEQQRVALSRALVTNPKLLLADEPTGDLDDATAEMVFSLIERLHEEHGLTSVLVTHNIELAGRCTRVLRLAGGRLVGASEDNRL
- a CDS encoding beta propeller repeat protein, giving the protein MPAGMAESSQALAWTMQESGTTASLRGIYSIDGKVAWTSGTEGTVLKTIDSGVHWTKCATPPDGQALDFRGVQAWDGAKAIVMSSGPGTQSRLYRTDDGCKSWTLLFKNPDSPDGFFDSFFADWSEEGGTPLWVGSLLGDPVHGSFRIFDTHDSGATWSARQSPDLALRGVNVAGFAASNSLFPGNQDNDHMPQIFASGGRDGALLWIEKTPEHSWRRISLPLTSGTDSAGIFSIAAHSESLPYRNTVALQVTMIATGGDYQKPGESTGTAAWSTDKGLHWTAAGTPPHGYRSAVAFSAELEAWITAGTNGSDVSRDDGKTWQPLDNGNWNALSLPFAVGPKGRIARLSVSEKK
- a CDS encoding UDP-glucuronic acid decarboxylase family protein, with protein sequence MRVLVTGAAGFLGSHLTDRLLGEGHTVLGIDNLSTGNLGNIAHLKSESRFAFEERDICQPFDPGKVDAVYNMASPASPPEYLRLALETLRVGSVGTENTLEIAHKYGAVFLHASTSECYGDPLEHPQTENYWGNVNPVGPRSVYDEAKRYAESLTMAYNRYRGVNTHLVRIFNTYGPRLHPSDGRVISNFVMQALRGEPLTVYGNGQQTRSFCYVADLIEGILRLSRSDEHLPTNIGNPTEFTILECAEAVLEITATVTGKRSELRFEPLPQDDPTRRKPDISKAKKLLGWEPQIGLREGLKLSLDFFQSKV
- a CDS encoding UDP-glucose dehydrogenase family protein translates to MSKQVSICVIGSGYVGLVAAVCFAEIGHKVICVDNNEAKVKQLREGGVPIYEHHLPDLLAKHLNRGVEFTTDLGAAVAECEAIFIAVGTPQGSTGSADLSYVEAVVSEIARAVNGYKVIVEKSTVPVYTNEWISRVMHRHGVTPENFDVVSNPEFLREGTAIIDFLHPDRIVVGANNPRAAEVLQRIYAPLTDGSYFSQPGALPGMLSAENPAKLLVTSAQSAEIIKHASNAFLALKISFINAVANLAESVDADIEDIAAGMGLDSRIGPKFLRAGLGYGGSCFPKDVAAFYWVAQQQGVDFQILEEVRKINATQQEVFFNKVRSALWTLRGKKLAALGLAFKGDTDDIRDSPAIDVIKKLLSAGASITVYDPAAMDRAKEVLPPSANLSYATSAYNAAEGADALLILTDWAEFAKLDLQKLNQALRFPIIVDGRNLYKPAEMQEQGFTYVSVGRPAAYTAQQGKPRKLVLS
- a CDS encoding type I phosphomannose isomerase catalytic subunit, producing MAKSEVESLAPFRLEPLFVQRIWGTADLRPWYDHVTAPGAGDPIGEVWLTGDSCKVLDGPLAGKTLADVFADQSVAMLGARYGDKFGGKDAERTAGQSPLLLKVIFAQEKLSVQVHPDDRLAQKYGQPRGKTECWYALAAEPGAKVAAGLKPGVTLEQIEQEVTDGTLEQSLEVLPVAAGDMVFVDAGTVHAIWPGSVLLETQQNCDITYRLFDYGRPRELHVAKALEAIRFQTAAGKVPPGELSAGRSVLVESDYFRVEKVFVQGTRSGDSLNSASQNLTSQAGEPAGLQYLFAAEGAGVISAVDGAAFESVTLPSRGIVAVPAAAPAWQIEDRGGLELIRITPRWPAQEAGSIA